The Balnearium lithotrophicum genome has a segment encoding these proteins:
- a CDS encoding FeoA family protein, translated as MRLIDVEEGKTVRVTHVEGGVGLKNRLVSIGIYPGGIVKVVKRPPGPMILEVAGSRIAIGKGMAAKIEVEEV; from the coding sequence ATGAGACTTATTGACGTTGAAGAGGGTAAAACTGTAAGAGTAACCCACGTTGAAGGCGGAGTAGGGCTTAAAAATAGACTTGTTTCTATCGGGATATACCCTGGAGGGATTGTTAAAGTTGTTAAGCGTCCACCTGGGCCAATGATATTGGAGGTTGCTGGGAGCAGAATTGCTATAGGAAAGGGAATGGCTGCCAAAATAGAAGTGGAGGAAGTATGA
- the ppa gene encoding inorganic diphosphatase, translated as MDIKKIPPGKNPPDDIFAVIEIPQGSNVKYEVDKESGAIFVDRFLFTPMFYPANYGFVPNTLADDGDPIDVLVISRQPVVPGSVIRCRPIGVLVMEDESGKDEKILAVPVDKLDLTFKNVKEITDLPEATLNEIKHFFEHYKDLEPGKWVKVKEFRGSEEAKEMIKKAIENF; from the coding sequence ATGGATATAAAGAAAATCCCACCGGGTAAGAACCCACCTGACGACATCTTTGCAGTTATTGAAATACCTCAGGGGTCAAACGTTAAGTACGAGGTTGACAAGGAAAGCGGAGCTATTTTTGTAGATAGGTTTCTCTTTACACCAATGTTCTACCCGGCAAACTACGGCTTTGTCCCCAACACACTTGCCGACGATGGAGACCCTATCGACGTTTTGGTAATTTCAAGACAGCCTGTTGTTCCGGGAAGCGTTATAAGGTGCAGGCCCATAGGTGTATTAGTTATGGAGGATGAGAGCGGTAAGGACGAGAAAATTCTTGCCGTTCCGGTGGACAAGTTGGACTTAACATTTAAGAACGTTAAGGAGATAACGGACCTTCCTGAGGCAACCCTCAACGAAATTAAGCACTTCTTTGAACACTACAAGGATTTAGAGCCCGGTAAGTGGGTTAAGGTTAAGGAGTTTAGGGGAAGTGAAGAGGCTAAGGAGATGATAAAGAAAGCTATTGAAAATTTCTAA
- the tilS gene encoding tRNA lysidine(34) synthetase TilS, whose amino-acid sequence MENLRDKVLKTIDKFSLIHKGSKVLVALSGGPDSVTLLHLLNQLKDRLSVEVAAVHVNHMLRGEESERDEQFVRELCRSWKVPLFVERVNVPGISKGKNVEAVARRERYRKFKEVLESWKGDLVALGHTASDLTETVLLNLTRGTGLKGLRGFLPKRDVFIRPLFEVKREEVENYIRENKIPFVVDSSNLETKYERNLLRIEIVPILKKINPSLEDAILRETEILREIEDFVSSEVKNLVSAYLKKEKFCIPISTVKQIHPFLFSEVLREAYRRISTKELSFEKVQLVRKILEKEGYREIFPHRGFKIYKEQEFFCIEKEGKFEKFSFKVDNLPTTVETPLYRLSFYKNRGIPILTVREFEKNGLIVRSRLPGDRLMFKDFSKKLKKFLIEKRVPFSIRDKIPIVETSGRIIFIPNLYARRVNSPEFIGVEFEEKAESSNSRGEDSKES is encoded by the coding sequence ATGGAAAACCTTAGAGATAAAGTTTTAAAAACGATAGATAAGTTTTCCCTCATTCACAAAGGTTCAAAGGTTCTTGTTGCCCTTTCCGGTGGTCCTGACTCTGTAACCCTCCTTCACTTGTTAAATCAATTGAAAGATAGATTATCCGTTGAAGTTGCAGCTGTTCACGTTAACCACATGTTAAGGGGGGAGGAGTCTGAAAGGGACGAGCAGTTTGTGAGAGAGCTCTGCAGAAGCTGGAAAGTTCCACTGTTTGTTGAAAGGGTAAACGTACCTGGAATATCCAAAGGAAAGAACGTCGAAGCTGTTGCAAGGAGGGAAAGGTACAGGAAGTTTAAAGAAGTTCTTGAAAGTTGGAAAGGGGATTTAGTTGCTTTAGGACATACTGCTTCAGACTTAACAGAAACTGTCCTCTTAAATTTAACAAGGGGAACGGGTCTTAAGGGATTGAGGGGTTTCCTTCCTAAGAGGGACGTTTTTATCAGGCCTTTATTTGAAGTTAAGAGAGAAGAAGTCGAGAACTATATTAGAGAGAACAAAATTCCCTTTGTTGTTGATAGCTCAAACTTAGAAACGAAGTACGAAAGAAACCTTTTGAGAATTGAGATTGTTCCCATTTTGAAGAAAATTAATCCATCTCTTGAAGATGCCATTTTGAGAGAAACTGAAATACTAAGGGAGATAGAGGACTTTGTCTCTTCCGAAGTAAAAAATTTGGTTTCAGCCTATTTAAAGAAAGAGAAGTTTTGCATTCCTATAAGTACTGTTAAGCAAATTCATCCATTCCTTTTTTCTGAGGTACTTAGAGAGGCTTACAGAAGAATTTCTACAAAGGAGCTCTCCTTTGAAAAGGTTCAACTTGTAAGAAAAATCCTTGAAAAGGAGGGCTACAGGGAAATTTTTCCCCACAGGGGATTTAAAATTTACAAGGAACAGGAATTCTTTTGTATAGAAAAAGAAGGAAAGTTTGAAAAGTTTTCCTTTAAAGTCGATAATCTGCCAACCACTGTTGAAACTCCCCTTTACAGGCTTTCATTCTACAAAAATAGAGGAATTCCTATCCTTACCGTCCGAGAGTTTGAAAAGAACGGTTTAATTGTTCGAAGCAGATTGCCAGGGGACAGACTAATGTTTAAGGACTTTTCCAAAAAGTTAAAGAAGTTTCTCATAGAAAAGAGAGTTCCATTTTCAATTCGGGATAAAATACCTATTGTTGAAACCTCAGGAAGAATTATCTTTATTCCTAACCTTTACGCACGAAGAGTCAATTCGCCAGAGTTTATAGGAGTTGAGTTTGAGGAGAAGGCTGAGAGTTCTAATTCCAGAGGAGAGGATTCGAAAGAGAGTTGA
- the hpt gene encoding hypoxanthine phosphoribosyltransferase translates to MRRRLRVLIPEERIRKRVEELGREIPKSMDSPVITVVSLLKGALMFTSDLIRHLRAETEVDFFRVTSYSGKRKGKLQITYRPEIPLKGKHVLIVDDIFDTGETLHAVYSEILKEKPLTVKTCVLLDKEVKKRVNLKPDFVGFKIPNYFVFGYGLDLNEMYRDLPYIGYFEGDGNE, encoded by the coding sequence TTGAGGAGAAGGCTGAGAGTTCTAATTCCAGAGGAGAGGATTCGAAAGAGAGTTGAGGAGCTCGGAAGGGAAATTCCAAAATCTATGGATTCTCCAGTTATTACTGTTGTTTCCCTATTAAAGGGAGCTCTCATGTTCACCTCAGACCTAATAAGACACTTAAGGGCTGAAACTGAGGTTGATTTTTTTAGGGTAACGAGCTATTCAGGTAAAAGGAAAGGTAAACTTCAAATCACTTATAGACCTGAAATTCCATTAAAGGGGAAGCACGTTTTAATAGTTGATGATATATTTGATACGGGAGAAACTCTCCATGCAGTTTACAGTGAAATCCTGAAGGAAAAACCACTTACTGTTAAAACCTGCGTTCTACTCGACAAGGAAGTCAAAAAGAGAGTAAATTTAAAACCTGACTTTGTAGGTTTTAAAATACCAAACTACTTTGTTTTTGGTTATGGACTGGATTTAAACGAAATGTACAGAGACTTACCCTACATAGGATACTTTGAAGGAGATGGAAATGAATAA
- the ftsH gene encoding ATP-dependent zinc metalloprotease FtsH, producing the protein MNKFKEIGKNVALWLAIALMIILAFNFFNSNSFKRPVEPFSTFVTQVEKGEVKKVVIQGQKIVGVTKNGETFETYLPPGYNEIVKKMTNKGVEIVVKPEEGSPWYITVLVSWLPMIFLILLWLSMMRQMSAGSSKALSFAKSRAKIFIDNKPKVTFKDVAGIEEVKEEVAEIVDFLRNPKKYQQLGGRIPKGVLLAGAPGTGKTLLAKAIAGEANVPFLSVSGSEFVEMFVGVGASRVRDLFEQAKKHAPCIVFIDEIDAVGRKRGAGISGGHDEREQTLNQLLVEMDGFESSDGIIVIAATNRPDILDPALLRPGRFDRQIYVPLPDVRGRYEILKIHTKNKPLAEDVDLEVIARSTPGFSGADLANIVNEAALIAARKNHGKITMEDFEEAKDKVTMGIERRSMVLSEQEKITTAYHEAGHALVAKLLPNADKVHKVTIIPRGRALGVTQQLPEEDRYTYTKEYLLDRLAVLFGGRVAEELALGTISTGAGNDIERATEIARKMVAEWGMSEKIGPLSVKLKEQFGEPVEFVSEEMRKLIDREVKRIITETYNRTKEILSQNMDKLENLAKALLERETLTGDEIDRAIRGELSETPKEPPKGGGSLNTEGKQKDIGNLGLNPQLEA; encoded by the coding sequence ATGAATAAGTTCAAGGAAATAGGAAAGAACGTAGCCCTTTGGCTGGCAATTGCCCTTATGATTATCTTAGCCTTTAACTTCTTCAACTCAAACAGTTTTAAGAGACCTGTAGAGCCATTCTCAACATTTGTAACTCAAGTAGAAAAGGGAGAGGTTAAAAAGGTAGTTATTCAGGGACAAAAGATTGTAGGAGTTACAAAAAACGGAGAGACCTTTGAAACGTACCTTCCTCCCGGCTACAACGAAATTGTAAAGAAGATGACCAACAAAGGCGTTGAGATTGTTGTAAAACCTGAGGAGGGAAGTCCTTGGTATATAACAGTTTTAGTTTCATGGCTTCCTATGATTTTCCTCATCCTCCTCTGGCTCAGTATGATGAGGCAGATGAGTGCAGGAAGCAGCAAGGCGCTATCCTTTGCTAAGAGTAGGGCAAAAATCTTCATAGACAACAAGCCTAAAGTTACTTTTAAGGACGTTGCAGGAATTGAGGAGGTTAAGGAGGAAGTAGCCGAAATTGTCGATTTCCTGAGAAATCCGAAGAAGTACCAGCAGTTAGGGGGAAGGATTCCTAAAGGTGTTTTACTTGCTGGAGCTCCCGGAACCGGAAAGACGCTCCTTGCAAAAGCCATTGCAGGGGAGGCCAACGTTCCATTTCTATCTGTCAGCGGTTCTGAGTTCGTTGAAATGTTTGTAGGAGTTGGAGCTTCAAGGGTAAGGGACCTCTTCGAACAGGCGAAAAAACACGCTCCTTGCATCGTCTTTATAGACGAGATAGATGCAGTCGGAAGAAAAAGGGGAGCTGGAATAAGTGGCGGTCACGACGAGAGGGAGCAGACTTTAAATCAACTGTTGGTTGAAATGGACGGTTTTGAGAGCTCCGATGGAATAATTGTTATTGCAGCTACCAACAGACCGGACATTCTTGACCCTGCCCTCTTAAGGCCAGGAAGGTTTGACAGGCAGATTTACGTTCCACTTCCTGACGTTAGGGGAAGGTACGAAATTCTGAAGATACACACGAAAAACAAGCCCCTTGCTGAGGATGTTGACCTTGAAGTTATTGCCCGTTCAACTCCTGGATTCTCCGGGGCAGACCTTGCAAATATAGTTAACGAGGCAGCTCTCATAGCAGCAAGGAAGAACCACGGAAAGATAACGATGGAGGACTTTGAGGAGGCAAAGGACAAGGTTACGATGGGGATAGAGAGAAGGAGTATGGTTCTCTCTGAGCAGGAAAAGATAACAACTGCTTACCACGAGGCAGGTCATGCCCTTGTTGCAAAACTTCTTCCAAATGCAGACAAAGTTCACAAGGTTACGATAATACCAAGGGGTAGAGCTCTTGGTGTAACCCAGCAGTTACCTGAGGAGGATAGATACACGTACACCAAGGAGTACCTACTTGACAGGCTTGCAGTCCTCTTTGGAGGAAGGGTTGCAGAGGAGTTAGCCCTTGGAACGATTTCAACTGGAGCTGGGAACGACATTGAGAGGGCAACAGAAATTGCAAGGAAGATGGTGGCTGAATGGGGAATGAGCGAAAAAATAGGACCACTATCTGTTAAGTTGAAGGAACAGTTTGGAGAGCCTGTTGAATTTGTAAGTGAGGAGATGAGGAAGCTGATTGATAGAGAAGTTAAGAGAATAATAACTGAAACCTACAACAGAACAAAGGAAATACTCTCCCAGAATATGGATAAGTTGGAAAACCTTGCTAAGGCCCTTCTTGAGAGAGAAACTTTAACTGGTGATGAGATAGATAGGGCTATAAGGGGAGAGCTCTCAGAAACCCCAAAGGAACCTCCGAAGGGGGGAGGCTCTTTGAACACTGAAGGAAAGCAAAAGGACATAGGCAATTTAGGTCTTAATCCACAGCTGGAGGCTTAA
- the folE gene encoding GTP cyclohydrolase I FolE — MIDRERIEKAVKEILIAIGEDPDREGLKETPKRVAKMYEEVLSGYSDNPENHLVLFTEKYDEMIIVKDIPIYSMCEHHMLPFFGRAHVAYIPNDNKVTGLSKIARIVDVYAKRLQLQERMTEQIANAIMEKLRAKGVMVVIEAQHLCMIMRGVKKTGSYTVTSAVKGVMRNEPTRMEALFLIKGRQ, encoded by the coding sequence GTGATAGATAGAGAGAGAATAGAAAAGGCTGTTAAGGAAATCCTCATTGCAATAGGAGAAGACCCAGACAGAGAAGGCCTTAAGGAAACGCCTAAAAGAGTTGCAAAAATGTACGAAGAAGTTTTGTCAGGTTACAGCGATAACCCTGAGAATCACCTGGTTTTATTTACGGAGAAGTACGATGAGATGATAATCGTTAAGGACATTCCCATCTACTCAATGTGCGAACATCACATGCTCCCGTTCTTTGGAAGAGCTCACGTTGCATACATTCCAAACGACAACAAGGTTACAGGGCTTTCTAAAATTGCAAGAATTGTTGATGTTTACGCTAAGAGGCTTCAGCTTCAGGAGAGGATGACGGAGCAGATAGCAAATGCAATTATGGAAAAACTCAGAGCAAAAGGGGTAATGGTTGTTATTGAAGCACAGCACCTCTGTATGATAATGAGGGGAGTGAAAAAAACAGGCTCTTACACGGTAACGAGTGCAGTGAAGGGCGTTATGAGAAACGAACCTACAAGAATGGAAGCCCTATTCCTGATAAAGGGTAGGCAATGA
- a CDS encoding tetratricopeptide repeat protein — protein MRKFLPLFLIASFLLSSCSSIFGSSKESGVRKASPVIPEEVKEKKPTKEEKAEGYYQIGVSYLKLGEIPLSLNYLFKARELKPDDPKIYNAIGLAFIERGNLDKAEKYIKKAISMKEDFSEAWLNLGILYEEKKKFQKAKECYEKALSNPLYLTPEAAYYRLALLYEKEGNLEMAKRELSLAIRNNTDFFPAYVELAKILEREGKNEKAKEIYYNLIELFPNNQYPYCALGELYKKEGKYREAKKYLGKCISIAPKSPLSAKARAELEELGE, from the coding sequence ATGAGAAAGTTTCTTCCCCTTTTTTTAATTGCTTCTTTTCTCCTATCTTCCTGCTCGTCAATCTTTGGAAGTTCAAAGGAAAGTGGGGTAAGAAAAGCTTCTCCCGTAATTCCTGAGGAAGTTAAGGAGAAGAAACCTACAAAGGAGGAGAAAGCGGAAGGGTATTACCAGATTGGCGTTTCCTATCTAAAGTTAGGTGAAATTCCCCTATCCCTTAACTACCTATTTAAAGCAAGGGAACTAAAACCTGACGACCCCAAAATCTACAATGCAATTGGCTTAGCCTTCATCGAGAGGGGGAACTTAGATAAGGCGGAAAAGTACATAAAGAAGGCCATTTCAATGAAGGAGGACTTCTCGGAGGCATGGTTAAACTTAGGTATTCTATACGAGGAGAAAAAGAAGTTTCAGAAAGCTAAAGAGTGTTACGAAAAGGCACTTTCAAATCCCCTCTACCTAACTCCAGAGGCGGCTTACTACAGGTTAGCTCTCCTCTATGAGAAGGAGGGAAATCTTGAGATGGCAAAGAGGGAACTTTCTCTGGCAATTAGAAACAATACAGATTTCTTTCCAGCCTATGTTGAGCTTGCAAAAATCTTAGAGAGGGAAGGAAAGAATGAAAAAGCTAAGGAGATTTACTACAACTTGATAGAGCTCTTTCCAAACAATCAGTATCCTTATTGTGCTCTTGGCGAACTTTACAAAAAGGAGGGTAAGTACAGGGAAGCAAAGAAGTATTTAGGTAAGTGTATTTCTATAGCTCCAAAATCTCCCCTATCTGCGAAGGCCAGAGCTGAGTTGGAGGAATTGGGTGAGTAG
- a CDS encoding YgaP family membrane protein, with translation MAIYRAKTDSWYVERITSFLAGFFVFFSVILGLITGNKYFFYFTAFVGFMLMFYAVTGICPSSILIHKLGVPSLLERYCGKEK, from the coding sequence ATGGCGATTTATAGAGCCAAAACTGACAGCTGGTACGTAGAGAGAATAACGTCTTTTCTTGCAGGCTTTTTCGTATTCTTCAGCGTAATTTTGGGACTTATTACTGGAAACAAGTATTTCTTCTACTTTACAGCTTTTGTTGGCTTTATGCTTATGTTTTATGCAGTCACAGGGATATGCCCATCATCCATCCTCATTCACAAGTTGGGAGTTCCTTCCCTTTTGGAAAGGTACTGTGGAAAAGAGAAGTAA
- a CDS encoding IS256 family transposase, whose protein sequence is MNLPEILPDLIKEVVKQTLETIMVAEREVFIKEHGGTKNGFYERNLDTALGKLENLKVPRDREGRFRTKLIEPYKRRDISLEDLILGMFASGMSARSVAQALESIFELKYSPSTISQISQVTVEEINKWKQRKLKKRYAVIMLDGMWLSVRRDTVEKEVVLFVLGIDKEGYREILDFDVNPSEGAESWLEMIRRLYERGVREVLLFVADGITGLEERIKEYFPKADFQSCVVHKVRSTLNKVRAKDRKKIAKDLKKIYQVSTEEEALKGFEKFKKKWESKYPRVVKSWEREIYKLLTFLRYPESVQRVIYTTNLIERTIKEIRKRVKVIGALPSVSSVEKFVYLRVAMLNDRWSNRVVNGFLESREEIQEMFLRRYS, encoded by the coding sequence ATGAATCTTCCAGAGATTTTACCAGACCTTATTAAGGAAGTTGTAAAGCAAACGTTGGAAACCATCATGGTGGCAGAAAGAGAGGTGTTCATTAAAGAACACGGAGGAACGAAAAACGGGTTTTACGAGAGGAATCTGGATACGGCTCTTGGGAAGCTTGAAAACCTAAAAGTTCCAAGAGACAGAGAGGGAAGATTCAGAACGAAGCTGATAGAGCCGTACAAAAGAAGAGACATCAGCCTTGAGGACTTAATCCTCGGAATGTTTGCTTCAGGAATGAGTGCAAGGTCAGTAGCTCAAGCCCTTGAGAGCATATTTGAGCTTAAGTACTCCCCATCAACAATTAGTCAAATATCCCAAGTAACAGTAGAGGAGATAAACAAATGGAAGCAACGCAAACTTAAGAAGAGGTATGCAGTAATAATGCTTGACGGGATGTGGCTATCGGTCAGGAGGGACACAGTTGAGAAAGAAGTTGTTCTTTTCGTTCTCGGCATAGATAAGGAAGGATACAGAGAGATACTTGACTTTGATGTCAATCCGTCTGAGGGAGCCGAGAGCTGGTTGGAGATGATAAGAAGGCTTTATGAACGGGGAGTGAGAGAGGTTCTCCTTTTTGTAGCAGACGGAATTACCGGACTTGAGGAAAGGATAAAGGAGTACTTTCCGAAAGCTGACTTCCAGTCGTGCGTTGTTCACAAGGTCAGGAGCACTTTGAACAAAGTGAGAGCGAAGGACAGGAAGAAGATAGCAAAGGACTTGAAAAAGATATACCAGGTTTCTACAGAAGAAGAAGCTTTGAAAGGATTTGAGAAGTTTAAGAAGAAGTGGGAATCAAAGTATCCCAGAGTTGTGAAATCCTGGGAGCGGGAGATTTATAAACTCCTTACGTTTCTTAGGTATCCTGAGTCTGTGCAGAGAGTGATATATACAACGAACCTGATAGAGAGGACGATAAAGGAGATAAGAAAGAGGGTTAAGGTCATAGGAGCTTTACCGTCGGTCAGTTCTGTTGAAAAGTTTGTTTACTTAAGAGTAGCAATGCTTAACGATAGATGGTCTAACAGAGTGGTAAACGGCTTTCTGGAATCCAGAGAGGAGATTCAGGAGATGTTCCTCAGGAGATACTCCTAA
- a CDS encoding IS481 family transposase has translation MKQLKKFKGASLHISNTPFKKTIKRGTKIKTKLDLTKDPNVRKRLKWIQHYEKHQNARLTCRYFGISPTTFYKWKNRYKKYGLEGLKDRNKRPHRVRQPQIEPELEFLIITVREKFPTWSKEKISVFIEKYLNIKVSPSTIYRVLKRNNLIERTRKLTWNFKKRKQIGKKNRTRRGLRADKPGTILIDVKYLYWCGKTFYQFTAIDKFTRIGFAKVYSTKSSRSGKRFFQELEKFLPFKIEKVQTDNGSEFIGELEDYLKERGIEHYFSYPRSPKTNAHVERFIQTVEKELWMIEGTEPKVDEMNRKLFRYLSFYNFVRPHQSLGYKTPVEKFEEYIKKLQGVHHVLNENT, from the coding sequence ATGAAACAATTAAAGAAATTCAAAGGTGCATCCCTGCACATATCAAATACACCCTTCAAAAAAACAATCAAAAGAGGAACAAAAATCAAAACCAAACTCGACCTAACAAAAGACCCAAACGTGAGAAAAAGACTTAAATGGATTCAACACTACGAAAAACACCAAAATGCAAGACTAACCTGCAGATACTTCGGAATAAGTCCAACCACCTTCTACAAGTGGAAAAATAGATACAAAAAGTACGGTTTAGAAGGCCTCAAAGACAGAAACAAAAGACCCCACAGAGTAAGACAACCTCAGATAGAACCTGAACTTGAATTCCTCATAATCACAGTAAGGGAAAAATTCCCTACCTGGAGCAAAGAAAAAATATCAGTCTTTATAGAAAAATACCTCAACATAAAAGTCTCTCCTTCAACCATCTACAGAGTTTTAAAGAGAAACAATCTGATAGAAAGAACCAGAAAACTCACATGGAACTTTAAGAAAAGAAAACAAATAGGGAAAAAGAACCGCACCAGAAGAGGACTTAGAGCCGATAAACCCGGAACAATCCTCATAGATGTCAAATACCTCTACTGGTGCGGAAAAACCTTCTACCAATTCACAGCAATAGATAAATTCACCAGAATAGGCTTTGCTAAGGTTTATTCTACAAAAAGCAGCAGGAGTGGGAAACGATTTTTCCAAGAACTTGAAAAGTTTCTTCCCTTCAAAATAGAAAAGGTTCAAACTGACAACGGAAGTGAGTTTATAGGAGAGTTAGAGGACTACCTTAAGGAGAGAGGAATAGAACACTACTTCAGCTATCCGAGGTCTCCCAAGACCAATGCACACGTTGAAAGGTTCATACAGACGGTGGAGAAGGAATTGTGGATGATAGAAGGAACTGAGCCGAAAGTTGATGAGATGAACAGAAAGCTATTTAGGTATCTAAGCTTTTACAACTTCGTTAGGCCTCATCAAAGTCTTGGTTATAAGACTCCAGTAGAGAAGTTTGAGGAATATATTAAAAAACTCCAGGGTGTCCACCATGTATTGAACGAGAACACCTGA
- a CDS encoding thioredoxin family protein, protein MLRLILFSSESCGICQSIKPKIERISKEFSIPLEVIDIQKNPEVSTKFLVFSVPTVLILDGEREINRWAGVFSIDEIHSYLKRIKDVL, encoded by the coding sequence GTGTTAAGACTCATACTTTTTTCCTCTGAAAGCTGTGGTATTTGCCAATCCATTAAGCCCAAAATTGAGAGGATATCAAAAGAGTTTAGTATTCCTCTTGAAGTTATTGACATTCAAAAGAATCCAGAAGTATCCACCAAATTCCTTGTCTTTTCAGTACCTACCGTTCTAATTCTTGATGGAGAAAGGGAGATAAATCGCTGGGCTGGAGTATTTTCCATAGACGAAATTCACTCTTATTTAAAGAGGATAAAGGACGTTCTGTAG
- a CDS encoding ketopantoate reductase family protein, protein MKFVIFGAGGVGGFYGGMLARCGHEVVFIARGEHLRAMKDKGLTVKSFKHGEFNVKGNEKVKFTDNPKEAGKADVVLVCVKSYDTEKVAPLIKPMLREDTVVVSVQNGIENEEILAKYLGKEHVLGATAFVGTYVSEPGVVVHEAAGLLEIGELSGEPSQRVETLVEEMKKCGIEARASKDINYTLWKKLVWNVAFNPYSVITRATVGEMLSFPETYKILKNLMLECYRVAEAYGVKLKLRTMENYLKSTPDLMNYKTSMLLDFEKGKPIEIEGITGALIRKAEKKGIPVPYNRCVYGTVKLLDEKRKSSKGEK, encoded by the coding sequence ATGAAGTTTGTAATATTTGGAGCTGGTGGAGTTGGTGGTTTTTACGGCGGAATGCTTGCAAGGTGCGGTCACGAGGTTGTTTTTATAGCCCGTGGTGAACACTTAAGGGCAATGAAGGATAAAGGATTAACTGTTAAGAGCTTTAAACACGGTGAATTTAACGTAAAGGGAAATGAAAAGGTCAAGTTTACAGATAATCCAAAAGAGGCAGGAAAGGCAGATGTCGTTTTGGTCTGCGTTAAATCGTACGATACAGAAAAAGTGGCTCCTCTGATAAAGCCAATGCTGAGGGAGGATACTGTAGTTGTTTCTGTCCAGAATGGGATTGAGAACGAGGAGATTTTGGCAAAGTACCTTGGGAAAGAACACGTTTTAGGGGCAACTGCATTTGTCGGAACTTACGTTTCTGAGCCCGGAGTAGTTGTCCACGAAGCAGCTGGACTTTTAGAGATTGGAGAGCTCTCTGGAGAACCATCACAAAGGGTTGAAACATTAGTTGAAGAGATGAAAAAGTGTGGAATAGAGGCAAGGGCTTCAAAAGATATTAACTATACTCTCTGGAAAAAATTGGTCTGGAATGTGGCTTTCAATCCTTACTCTGTAATAACCAGAGCTACTGTCGGAGAGATGCTCTCCTTTCCAGAAACGTACAAAATATTGAAAAATCTGATGTTAGAGTGCTACAGGGTTGCAGAGGCCTACGGTGTTAAGTTGAAGCTGAGGACTATGGAAAACTACCTGAAATCAACACCAGACCTTATGAACTACAAAACAAGTATGCTCCTAGACTTTGAAAAGGGTAAACCTATAGAGATTGAGGGGATAACCGGAGCTCTCATTAGAAAAGCAGAGAAGAAGGGTATTCCCGTTCCCTACAACAGGTGTGTTTATGGAACGGTGAAACTACTCGATGAGAAGAGAAAATCCTCAAAAGGAGAAAAATAG